The DNA sequence CTTTGAGTGTGATATTCATTAACCAAGGCAAAAGTTGGACTGGTAACCTCATCCACAGATTGTAATTCTTTACAAATAGCTTTAATGACCGTTGTTTTTCCAACGCCCATTGCACCATAGAAGGCAACTATTTTGCGGGTACTGCAATATTTCAATATTTCCCTTGCGACTTTGGGTAAATCATTTAAGGTATTGAGTTCTATATTTTCCATTTAAAAAAAATTTGCAAAAACTATTTCCCAGTTTTCAATGTAATCAAAGGAACAATCATTTCTTCCATCGAAACCCCTCCATGTTGAAAGGTATTTTTGTAATAATTCACATAGTAATTGTAATTATTCGGGTAAACCAGAAAGTCATTACGGTTTGCAAAGATATATGTTGAAGTCAGATTATCTTTGGGTAAATGTACTAAAGTTGGATCTTTAATTTCCAACACTTCCTTGCTGTTATAGTTTAAATTCTTTCCCTGCTTAAACCTGAGATTGGTGGTAGTCCGCTTATCTCCTACCACTTTAACCGGATTATTGACGCGGATAGTACCATGATCGGTAGTAAGAATAATATGAAGGTTAGTATGTGAAATTCCTTTCATAAATTCGAACAAGGGGGAATGCTGAAACCAGGAAAGGGTAATCGAGCGGTAAGCAGCTTCATCGCTGGCCAGTTCTTTGATCATTTCCATCTCCGTCCGTGCATGCGATAGCATATCTACAAAATTGTACACAATCACGGACAAATCATTATTCATCATCTGGGCCAAATTATCCACCAATTTTTTGCCAGCCTTTAAATTCAGTATTT is a window from the Bacteroidota bacterium genome containing:
- a CDS encoding tRNA (adenosine(37)-N6)-threonylcarbamoyltransferase complex ATPase subunit type 1 TsaE, whose protein sequence is MENIELNTLNDLPKVAREILKYCSTRKIVAFYGAMGVGKTTVIKAICKELQSVDEVTSPTFALVNEYHTQ